From a region of the Gossypium raimondii isolate GPD5lz chromosome 10, ASM2569854v1, whole genome shotgun sequence genome:
- the LOC105778546 gene encoding 6,7,8-trihydroxycoumarin synthase: MAIALFMIFLLALPFFLFIILLKHSINNNGNFNHLPPGPPGLPFIGHLHMLMLDNSLLPHIFLWKLSQNYGPLMSLRFGFKPTLVVSSAKMAEAVLKPHDLDFCSRPRLRGATRLSYNALDLAFSPYTDYLKEMRKLCVVHLFSRVQKYRPIREDEVGRLVEKIFQLSVDSQPVNLSEAMMCLSRSIICRIGFGKRYDDGAERSRVNEVHKESEAMLSSFSFSDYFPFMGWVDRFTGFLTRLEKAFKELDTFYQQLIDEHLDPNRLVPQEEDLLDVLLRIRMDRNFPFDLTIDHIKAILMNVFIAGTNTTAATVIWVMSALMKNPKCLKKAQAEVRDLVGKKGFINEDDVQALTYLKAVVKETFRLHPTAPMLLPRETLRNCNIGGYQIPAKTLVYVNAWAIGRDPKVWKNPEEFCPERFLGNSIDYKGLNFEFLPFGAGRRVCPGMRIGVAEVELALANLLYKFDWEMPTGMNKEDLDFDAVPGLAVLKKNDLILMARKIYD; encoded by the exons ATGGCAATTGCACTATTTATGATATTTCTTCTAGCTCTCCCCTTCTTCCTCTTCATAATCCTGCTAAAACATAGCATTAACAACAATGGCAATTTTAATCATCTTCCCCCAGGCCCTCCAGGTCTTCCCTTCATTGGTCACTTACATATgctgatgcttgataactcacTCCTCCCTCATATTTTCCTTTGGAAACTCTCTCAAAACTATGGTCCTCTTATGTCCTTGCGATTTGGATTTAAGCCAACCCTTGTTGTTTCTTCAGCAAAAATGGCTGAAGCGGTTTTGAAACCCCATGACCTCGACTTTTGCAGCAGGCCTAGACTACGTGGTGCTACGAGATTATCTTACAACGCCTTGGATTTGGCTTTTTCACCATACACGGACTATTTGAAGGAGATGAGGAAACTTTGTGTTGTACATCTCTTTAGCAGGGTGCAAAAGTATCGTCCCATCCGAGAAGACGAAGTAGGTCGCCTGGTcgaaaaaatatttcaattatcgGTTGATTCTCAGCCTGTCAACTTGAGTGAGGCAATGATGTGCCTTTCACGTTCAATAATTTGCAGAATAGGATTCGGAAAGAGATACGATGATGGAGCTGAAAGAAGCAGGGTCAATGAGGTGCACAAAGAAAGTGAAGCCATGTTGTCATCCTTTAGTTTCTCTGATTATTTTCCTTTCATGGGTTGGGTAGATAGATTCACTGGGTTTCTCACTCGTCTTGAAAAGGCTTTCAAAGAACTTGATACCTTCTACCAACAACTCATTGATGAACATCTCGATCCGAATAGGCTAGTACCACAGGAAGAAGACCTACTTGACGTGTTACTACGAATAAGGATGGATCGTAATTTTCCATTTGATCTTACCATAGATCATATAAAAGCTATTCTTATG AACGTGTTTATTGCTGGAACTAACACAACCGCAGCCACTGTGATTTGGGTCATGAGTGCCCTGATGAAAAACCCAAAATGTTTGAAGAAAGCTCAAGCGGAAGTAAGGGATTTGGTTGGAAAAAAGGGATTTATAAATGAAGATGACGTTCAGGCTTTAACTTACCTAAAAGCTGTTGTAAAAGAAACATTTAGACTGCATCCAACAGCTCCAATGTTATTGCCACGAGAAACACTCAGAAACTGCAACATAGGTGGGTATCAAATACCTGCTAAAACCTTAGTGTATGTGAATGCATGGGCAATAGGAAGAGATCCCAAAGTTTGGAAAAACCCAGAAGAGTTTTGCCCTGAAAGGTTCCTTGGCAACTCCATTGACTACAAAGGACTGAACTTTGAGTTCTTACCGTTTGGTGCGGGTAGAAGGGTTTGCCCAGGAATGCGTATAGGAGTTGCAGAAGTAGAGCTTGCCCTTGCTAATCTTCTTTACAAGTTTGATTGGGAAATGCCAACTGGGATGAATAAAGAAGATTTGGACTTTGATGCCGTACCTGGTCTTGCTGTGCTAAAAAAAAATGATCTTATCCTTATGGCTAGGAAGATTTATGATTAA